The region TTGCTGCTTGTCAGATGCCCCCAAAACGCCTCGATATTCGAACCAATCAGGGGAATTCGCCCGACCCACGACGGCAAATCCGGCAAGCCAGCGTCAAAAAGCCTTTCCACCAGCGCAACGATTTCGTGAACGTGCGCGCCAAACGCAAAGCCCGCGTAGACGAACGGTCCAAGCACCACGACCAAAATGATGATCACGATCAACGTCGCCGCCCACTTGCGCCGCCCGCCAAGTGCCGCTGTCAGTCGACGGTACAGGCCCCACGAGCTATAGCTCAGAATTGCGCCCCACAGCAGCGCCGTCGTGAACGGCGCCAGCACCAGTAGCGAACCGCCCACCAATATAATCAAAGCGAATACAGCGGCGAGACGTTCGATCAGTTGGTCCGATTTCACAATGAATCTCCCTGTTGTGCCAGACCACGGCGACGAATGGACATACGCTTGCCGGGTACGTACTGAAAGCTGTCAGGTCAGTATAGAAGCGAGTTGCTGCGCCGGAGACGTCTTATATCATCCGGCCAAGCCGGCGTGCAACGCACCCAACGGCGCTCGCGGCAGGCCGTTTTTTCATGTCGAAACGTCTTAATTCATCCGGCATCGCCGGCCAAATAATATGGCGGCATAGAAAAGACTAGAATATAAGGTTCTCTGCACCCCAATTTCCGGATTTATGCGCTCGCGAATCGCCAAACGTCTCCCCCCCGATGCCGACAAGCTTGTCGGTCTCTCGCTCGCGCTATTCGCGTCGGGCAGCCGCACCGAAGACCGCTTCTGGGAAGCGAAGCTCGATGCGCTGCTGGCCAAGATCGTCCGCAACGCCAACCAGACTACGCTGGACGCCGCGCTCGATCATCTGCAGCAAAACCACCCTGATGCTTACGGCGCACTCGCCGATATGGCAGAAACGCACAGCGAATCGTTCATTGTCGACCACGAAGGTGTTCCGCATGAAGCGCTGCTGATCGCCGCGCCCGTGCTGGCCTGGACTCGCTACATGATTCCGTCCGGCCCGCTCAAAGGCGACGCAGCCGACGCCTTGCGCGCGCATCTGCAGGCACATGTCCTCGCGGCCAACACCCGTGTTGCGATGGCGCCGTTCCTGTACAGCATCGATCAACTGCCGCGCCACCATGTCGAAACGTGGCGCCTTGCCCAACAACTCGCTCAAGCAGCAATGGGTGGCGGCAACGTCAAGCTCAATTTCGGCGAGTTGCCGGAAACCTCGCCGATTCTGGCCGACCCGCGCTTCCTGCTGGCCGTGGTTGCCGCGCCGGTCGGCGAGCCGACATTCCGCTGGCAGGAAGAAGAACACGGCAGCCGGATCGAACGCGGACAATGCCTCGAACAATGGGCAACGCAAGGAGGCGCCAATCTGTCGCTGGTGTTGCCCGGCTGCGAATTCGAGTGCCTGCTGCCCGATGCGTACTATTCGGCCTGCCGCGACGCCGACGAACGTGTGCGCCCTCACACGGTACGTACCGCTGT is a window of Paraburkholderia sp. IMGN_8 DNA encoding:
- a CDS encoding DUF2863 family protein; its protein translation is MRSRIAKRLPPDADKLVGLSLALFASGSRTEDRFWEAKLDALLAKIVRNANQTTLDAALDHLQQNHPDAYGALADMAETHSESFIVDHEGVPHEALLIAAPVLAWTRYMIPSGPLKGDAADALRAHLQAHVLAANTRVAMAPFLYSIDQLPRHHVETWRLAQQLAQAAMGGGNVKLNFGELPETSPILADPRFLLAVVAAPVGEPTFRWQEEEHGSRIERGQCLEQWATQGGANLSLVLPGCEFECLLPDAYYSACRDADERVRPHTVRTAVRYLFDTIGAAPQDLRAVVAGFGERRIDEYRIGFTRRGSNEVIYGVVWPLYGRENGEPGIDEEPQETAASDDPLEEIVALLKETGVTDVRRHAGRFEPEYCDDCGVPLYADPLGEIVHAEMPEDAEPAQPHFH